A genomic segment from Leptospira mtsangambouensis encodes:
- a CDS encoding HmuY family protein — MNQIIQSVKRVTVFGYFVFFNIFLINCSMKPKAEDDSAALLFLLTGGNSNNLPCSIPANAVNTTGSYNTIVNASSACAWVYVSLKLDGALVDSSAQWDLAFKRYNIETNSGTSGSGSGGACNSGSTNFSATFDGSECTAVVDVKLSSAGGGPVSASSESINPVMAAPLDLTPMPAGYGTWYTYADTILTAKLNVYIVTGSEGSKYAIQMLDYYSVAGTSGYPKFRWKKL, encoded by the coding sequence ATGAATCAAATAATACAATCGGTGAAACGAGTTACGGTTTTTGGGTACTTTGTCTTTTTTAATATTTTTTTAATAAATTGTTCGATGAAACCGAAGGCAGAAGATGATTCTGCTGCACTTTTGTTTCTTCTTACAGGTGGGAATTCAAACAACTTACCTTGTAGCATCCCGGCAAACGCTGTGAATACTACAGGATCTTATAATACTATTGTGAATGCATCTTCCGCATGTGCTTGGGTATATGTTAGCTTAAAGTTAGATGGAGCGCTTGTCGATTCTTCTGCACAATGGGACCTTGCTTTCAAAAGATATAATATAGAAACCAATAGCGGCACAAGTGGCTCAGGAAGTGGGGGAGCTTGTAATTCAGGATCAACAAATTTTTCCGCTACCTTTGATGGTTCTGAATGTACGGCAGTGGTAGATGTAAAGTTATCCTCAGCAGGAGGAGGTCCTGTGTCTGCTTCTTCGGAAAGTATCAACCCGGTTATGGCTGCACCGCTTGATTTAACTCCAATGCCTGCTGGTTATGGTACTTGGTATACGTATGCAGATACAATTTTGACGGCAAAATTGAATGTATATATCGTTACAGGTAGTGAGGGTTCTAAATATGCAATACAAATGTTGGATTATTATAGTGTAGCTGGCACCTCTGGGTATCCAAAATTTCGTTGGAAGAAGTTATGA
- a CDS encoding heme/hemin ABC transporter substrate-binding protein has product MNQFQTAITKGSLVLLSLSLFTLSLFAETNSRIISVNGTVTEILYALKLESQLVAVDTTSYFPKQATSLPSVGYQRTLTTEGILNLKPTQIIGLESAGPPTTIQNLKDAGIPLHLFPDEFTLETPAKRVLEIGKLFGKEKEADVLAKNIKDQIQKLKINKTKAKVLFIYSRNPSSIFISGTGTAADAMIHLSGATNVIHEFSEYKPLTSEALAKANPDIILMPEKSALGFGGEKAIWEISGMEFTRAGKEKNLIVVDDLLLLGFGPRLPLTLKTLNEKWKQME; this is encoded by the coding sequence ATGAATCAATTCCAAACAGCCATCACGAAGGGATCTCTTGTCTTGTTGTCCCTCTCCCTTTTCACTTTATCTCTGTTTGCAGAGACAAACAGTCGTATCATCTCTGTCAACGGGACAGTGACTGAAATTCTTTACGCACTGAAATTAGAAAGTCAGTTGGTTGCCGTTGACACTACCTCCTACTTTCCTAAACAAGCCACTTCCCTTCCCAGTGTCGGATACCAACGGACTTTAACTACAGAAGGAATTTTAAACTTAAAACCAACTCAAATCATCGGATTGGAATCAGCAGGCCCTCCAACAACAATCCAAAATTTAAAAGATGCAGGTATCCCTCTTCATCTTTTCCCTGATGAATTTACTTTGGAAACTCCAGCCAAACGTGTATTAGAAATTGGAAAACTTTTTGGAAAAGAAAAAGAAGCAGACGTTTTAGCCAAAAACATTAAAGACCAAATTCAGAAACTAAAAATTAATAAAACAAAAGCAAAGGTTCTCTTTATTTATTCAAGAAATCCGAGTTCTATTTTTATTTCAGGGACAGGAACTGCTGCGGACGCAATGATTCATCTTTCTGGTGCAACAAATGTTATCCATGAATTTTCCGAATACAAACCTCTCACTAGTGAAGCTCTTGCAAAAGCAAATCCAGACATCATTCTTATGCCAGAAAAATCAGCTCTAGGTTTTGGAGGAGAAAAAGCAATTTGGGAAATTAGCGGAATGGAATTTACAAGAGCGGGAAAAGAAAAGAACCTCATAGTTGTAGACGACCTCCTTTTATTAGGTTTTGGGCCAAGGTTACCTTTAACATTAAAAACATTAAATGAGAAATGGAAACAAATGGAATGA
- a CDS encoding FecCD family ABC transporter permease, whose product MKKKFIFILGCAIFTILSAISSSLLGAMSISWENLFQKESLESRVFFELRIPRILLGLMVGGSLAWSGSLAQGLFRNPIIDPGLIGITAGCSLFAAIAIVLGASIPFLHSIWSVVLFSFIGGILSSFLIFFFAKSKGRTDIFSLLLSGIAVNAICYSAIGILSYIANESQLRNLSLWNMGSLGGGSWPNLKSFSIFLIFPIFVSPFIANQLNVFILGEREASHLGVSTELLKTIAILFVGVSTGACISLVGNIGFVGLAVPHIVRLAIGQDYRYLLVTSYLLGGGLLCFADGICRVIIAPSEIPVGIATALLGSPFFLSLIRKRMPHV is encoded by the coding sequence ATGAAGAAAAAATTTATCTTCATCCTTGGTTGTGCCATTTTTACAATTCTTTCAGCTATTTCATCTTCATTACTTGGAGCAATGAGTATCAGCTGGGAGAATCTATTTCAAAAAGAAAGTTTAGAATCAAGAGTTTTTTTTGAACTAAGAATTCCGCGGATCCTACTTGGTCTGATGGTCGGAGGGTCCTTGGCTTGGTCTGGTTCTTTAGCACAAGGGCTCTTTCGAAACCCAATCATAGATCCTGGCCTCATTGGAATCACAGCTGGATGTTCTTTGTTTGCTGCGATCGCAATTGTCCTTGGAGCATCTATTCCATTTTTACATTCTATATGGAGCGTGGTTTTATTTTCTTTTATCGGCGGGATTCTTTCTTCTTTTTTAATTTTCTTTTTTGCAAAATCAAAAGGAAGAACCGATATTTTTTCCTTACTTTTGTCAGGTATCGCAGTAAATGCGATTTGTTATTCTGCCATCGGAATTTTAAGTTACATCGCAAATGAATCCCAACTAAGAAACCTATCACTTTGGAATATGGGAAGTCTTGGTGGAGGTTCTTGGCCCAACTTAAAATCTTTTTCCATTTTCTTAATTTTCCCAATCTTTGTCAGTCCATTCATAGCAAACCAGTTAAACGTCTTCATATTAGGCGAAAGGGAAGCAAGTCACCTTGGAGTATCTACTGAACTGCTAAAAACAATCGCAATTCTTTTTGTAGGGGTGAGCACAGGAGCCTGCATTTCACTAGTAGGAAACATCGGGTTTGTTGGCCTCGCTGTTCCGCATATAGTCCGACTCGCAATAGGCCAGGATTATCGATACTTACTTGTCACCTCGTATCTATTAGGTGGTGGATTGTTATGTTTTGCAGATGGAATTTGTAGAGTCATCATCGCTCCTTCCGAAATTCCTGTCGGGATCGCTACCGCCCTCCTCGGATCTCCATTTTTCCTTAGTCTGATTCGCAAAAGGATGCCCCATGTATGA
- a CDS encoding heme ABC transporter ATP-binding protein, with protein MTIEAIDLDYQIGSKQILSKIELEIKPGELHVLIGRNGAGKSTLFHALCGDLVLKNGNVYLDGIDLKNYPKSELAKKRAVLTQETAITFPITSEEVIELGRHPHEKNTKRDKEIVQTCLKITNSLDKKEQNYSTLSGGERQKINFGRILAQVWETPPRYIFLDEPVSALDIPNQYKTLNVCRHMANQGYAIFMILHDLNLAALYADTITLLHKGTIIKSGKPNEVLTLENLETAFGMKARILTSPEGNFIIPEIIGEAI; from the coding sequence ATGACAATTGAAGCAATTGACTTAGACTATCAGATTGGTTCCAAACAAATTCTCTCTAAAATTGAATTAGAAATCAAACCGGGAGAACTACATGTTCTTATTGGAAGAAATGGTGCTGGGAAATCAACCCTCTTCCATGCGTTATGTGGTGACCTAGTCCTAAAAAACGGGAATGTTTATTTGGATGGAATCGATTTAAAAAATTATCCCAAAAGTGAGCTGGCAAAAAAAAGAGCAGTCCTTACCCAAGAAACGGCAATTACTTTTCCCATTACCTCAGAAGAAGTCATCGAACTTGGACGACACCCTCATGAAAAAAACACAAAAAGAGACAAAGAAATTGTTCAAACTTGTTTAAAGATCACAAATTCCTTGGACAAAAAAGAACAAAACTACTCTACTCTGTCTGGTGGCGAACGACAAAAAATCAACTTTGGAAGAATCTTAGCACAGGTCTGGGAAACACCTCCTCGGTATATTTTTCTTGATGAACCTGTTTCCGCTTTAGACATTCCCAATCAATATAAAACCTTAAACGTCTGTCGCCACATGGCAAATCAAGGTTATGCGATCTTCATGATTCTACACGATTTGAATTTAGCAGCTCTTTATGCAGATACCATCACCTTACTTCACAAAGGAACAATCATAAAGTCTGGCAAACCCAATGAGGTTCTTACTTTAGAAAATTTAGAAACAGCATTTGGCATGAAAGCAAGGATCTTAACATCACCAGAAGGAAATTTTATCATTCCAGAAATCATAGGAGAAGCAATATGA